From the genome of Triticum aestivum cultivar Chinese Spring chromosome 3B, IWGSC CS RefSeq v2.1, whole genome shotgun sequence, one region includes:
- the LOC123065713 gene encoding uncharacterized protein, with product MGTVQVQGVAASGRMPSMEAEPKTLTLEQLKYAREAALYVVSTRTTEEAIRIFTEGLKPVRGVRKMGSSMTDSSDDDVELGSSEDSTPRGGGGTGCRPHGRSIKRDIATAPF from the exons ATGGGGACGGTGCAGGTACAAGGTGTGGCGGCGTCGGGGAGGATGCCGTCCATGGAGGCGGAGCCAAAGACGCTCACCCTCGAGCAGCTCAAGTACGCAAGG GAGGCGGCGCTGTACGTGGTGAGCACGAGGACGACTGAGGAAGCCATCAGGATCTTCACGGAAGGGCTCAAGCCAGTGCGGGGCGTGCGGAAGATGGGCTCCTCCATGACTGACTCGTCGGACGACGACGTTGAGCTCGGCTCGTCGGAGGATTCGACGCCGCGCGGTGGCGGCGGCACGGGTTGTCGCCCCCACGGACGCTCCATCAAGAGAGACATTGCCACTGCACCGTTCTAG